TGCCGTGGTGATGTTCTCTCGCACCAACCAAGGGGGCCTGCGTCGGGAGACGGTGACCACGGCCTCTGTCGCGATTAAGCCCATTGGGGGACAGGAGCTTTCCGATCAGGTTATTCGATCTATTCGATACTATGTGGCTAAAAGTATAGGCGGTCTGAAACCGGAAGACGTTGTTGTCACCAATATGGACACAGGGGCGAATTATTATGCCCTGGACGACCAACCTCTGCAGGCCGCAGAAGGAACTTATGCCCTGAAGCGATCCTGGGAACAGTACTTTGCGGAAAAGGTGAAAACGGCTCTGGGATATGTCCCGGGGGTTCTTGTGAGCTGCAACGTGGAACTTGATCCCACGAAATACCAGCGGCAAGAGCAGGTAAAACTCGATCCCAAGGCAGTTGCTCTCGACGTGACAGAGACCACAAAAACACGTCAGGCAACTTCGGACGCGGGAGGCCGCGTCGGTTACGTGGCGCAGGGCAACACGCCGCGATCGCTCAATTCGGCATCCACCGGACCAAGCGAGACAGAGGAAGAAACCCAACGAACCGAGCGAAACTCAGTTGGCCAGACAGTGATCCAGCAGGAGACCGCAGGACTGCTTCCGAAACGCGTGACAGTCTCAGTCGCAATTCCTGCCAGTTATTTTAGACGAATTTGGGAGCAGCAGCAAACCGGTTCTAATCCGAGCAATCAGCAAGGCCCGACAGCGCAGAACCTCGACAAAATTAGAACAGAAGAACTCAATAAAATTCGAACGCATATTGCGGCTCTTCTGCCGCCAGCGGAGGGGGTGAATGATCCGACACAGTTGGTTACCGTCACCGATTTTGTCGACATGCCCTCCAGCCCGCCACCGGAACCGTCAATCACCCAGCAGAGCCTCGAGTTTGTTCGCCAGTACTGGCCGACACTCGGGCTGATGGCTCTGGCCCTCGTCAGCCTGATTGTCTTGCGCTCCACCGTGCGGCAGACGGCGCAGCCTGTTACGGGCAGCCCGGTTGTCATTCCCGAAGCACCGACAAGCACGCCGGCAAACGAAGCCAGTGAAACCCAGACAGAGACTCGAACGAAACGTCGGGCGGCGACCGGCACGCGGTCACTCCGTGAAGAGGTCGCTGAACTTGTTGCGGAGGATCCTGAAACGGCTGCCAATATTCTCAAAGCATGGATTGGAAATCCAGTGTAGGTTAATATTTACAAATCCCATCCATGATTAACGCAAAAGGTATTCGTAAGGCCGCGATTTTCATTGACTGCCTGGAACCAGAGGCCGCCGACCGCCTCTTGGAACGCTTGCCTCCAGAATATGCCCAGCAGGTGCGTAATACCTGGATGGCGCTGGGAAGAATATCTGCGGAAGAAAGAGACCAGGTTATTCGAGAGTTTCTCAATCAGGCGGATGATTCACACTTGTCAATACAAAAATTAACGGAGCATAAGCCCCAAGAAATCGAAAAACCAGTTCTGGCCAATGTTGGCTCGGAGAACAGCCGGGCAGATACACCGTTTCGAATACTGCAAGATGCCGAAGCCGACAAATTGGCCAGTGTACTTGCCGGGGAGCGTGCTCCCACGATAGCCCTGGTCCTTGCTCATCTTGCGCCGGCGCAGGCCGGAGCCGTCCTTGTGCGGTTTCCGCGGGAAAGACAGGTGGAGATCATTCGCTGCCTCCTGGAGTTGGAAGAGACTGATCCGGATATTTTGCGAGAGATAGATAAGGCGCTTCAGGAAAAGCTGACGCAGATTAGTAATATATCGCGTCGCCGTGTTGCTGGATTAACGACCATCACCGGGATGGTTGAACACTGTGGAGAGGGAATTGCCGATCAGGTACTTCAGACGCTGTACACGGTAGCCCCGGAAGTGGCCGAACAACTCGCACCGCTACCGCCTGTCGATTTTAATCAGTTTATTCGTTTTGATGATGTATCTCTGGGAATAATATTTGAACAGGTATCTCCGGAGGTGGCGGTGCTGGCACTTTGGGGTGCGCCCCTTGGCTTACTGGAACGCGTTCTTAAGGAGATTTCTCCGTGGAAAGCAAGGGTGCTTCAATCGCAACTGGCCGAGTTAGGACCGGTGCGACTTCGCGATGTGGAGGAGGCTCGGAAGAGACTGGGGGAATTGGCCCGGAGACTCGCGATTGCTGGCAAAATCCGGCTGCCTGAAGAAATTGTGCAGTGGAAAAGAGAGTCCGGAACGTCACGCACAGGCGACGCTGTAGCCGACAGTTCGGGCCACTTTGTAAGAGTGGTCGGGTGATATTTCAACAGAGAATCGGGAATACATTTGTCATCGGGCAACAAAAATGCTGAGTATGTAGCATGAGCGCACGTGGTTCGACGGTGATTAAAATCGAGAATGCCAAGTTGGCCGCTCGGGCGACCCCGTTTAACTTTGAGGATATGGCCGAGCGTGCCAAACGTTACTTGGAGGAGGTACGTCGGCAGGCGACTCAGATTGTGATGGAGGCCAAGCGGGAGGCGGAGAGCATCAAAATAAAAGCCGAAGAAGAGGGAAAGAAAAAGGGGTTCCAGAATACAGAGCAGATTATTCGCCAGGAGTTGCAAAGAAATCTGGCCAGCCTGATGCCCGCACTGAAGGCGGCGGTGACTCAGATCAGCGAGGCACGCCACGAGTTGCTGCGTGAATGGGAACATAATCTGCTTGCCCTGGCGGCGGCGATTGCAGGACGAATGGCTCGTCAGACGATAGAGAAGACACCGCAGGTGATGCTGCCTCTGGTGAAAGAGGCCGTTCAGCTTGCAGCGGCATCGCCAACCTTGCGAATCCGATTGAATCCCAATGATTGGGAGGCATTAAAGCCGGAAATAGAGAGCCTTGTGCGGGAGCTGGTCCCCGTCGCGCACGCGGAGATAACGGCGGATGCCTCGATAACGCGGGGCGGATGCCGGGTTGAGACACAGTTTGGCGTGATTGATGAGCAGCTAGAAATTCAGGCAAAACGAATTATTGAGGAGCTGGCAGGTAACAAATGATCAATTGGTAACGTGAGCGGAAGCACTTTCTGCATGAAGAACATAGTCGCCTACTTAGACAGGATACTGCCCGCGGAAATACAGGGAACGGTGGTGCAAAGCGTAGGGGTCAGCATCACCGCGCAGGGGTTCCCGGTGCCCGTCGGATCGCTTGCAGAAATCGAGGTGGACCATGGCCGAAAGGTGATGGCAGAGGTCATCGGATTCAAGAACGATGCCACAATTTTATTTCCGCTGGGGCAAAAGGAGGGAATCCGGCGGGGAGCGGTGGTTCGCCTGTGCCGGACGGTGAGATGGTTACCGGTTGGTGAGGAATTACTCGGGCGAGTAGTCGATGCTCAGGGACACCCGATCGACGGCAAACCGAAGCCTCTTTTGAGGGATCGTGTCCTTTACGAGCAGGCACCTCCGCACCCATGCGAACGGCCCAGGATCAACGAAGTCCTCAGCACAGGCGTGAGAGCCATCGACGGGCTGTTGACGTGTGGAAAGGGGCAGCGTCTTGGGATTTTCTCGGCAGCAGGGGTGGGGAAAAGTGTGCTGCTCGGCATGATGGCTCGGTATACGGCGGCCGACGTGATTGTCGTCGGGCTTGTGGGCGAACGGGGGAGAGAAGTTAACGATTTTATTGAGCGCGATCTGGGTGTAGAAGGACTAAAAAAGAGTATCGTAGTCGTAGCAACCAGTGCTGAACCCGCTATTTTGAGAGTCCAGGCCGCGTACACGGCCTCAGCGATCGCCGAATATTTTCGCGACCAGGGTAAAGATGTCCTTCTTCTTATAGACTCACTGACACGTTTTGCTCTGGCCCAGCGCGAAATTGGACTGGCCGCCGGGGAACCTCCTACCACCCGTGGCTATCCCCCCAGCGTTTTTGCATTGTTGCCGAGACTCGTGGAGCGAGCAGGCCGAAGTGCTCGTGGGACGATCACGGCATTTTATACGGTTCTTGTAGAGGGCGATGATCTTGATGAACCCGTTGCCGATACTGTCCGCGGTTTACTGGATGGACATATTGTGCTTTCTCGGCGGCTTGCCGGTCGCGGGCATTTTCCGGCGATTGATATTCTCCAGAGCCTTAGTCGGCTCATGCCGGATATCGTGGATCCGGCTCACAATCGCGCGGCCATGCGCATACGGGAACTTTTGGGACTTTATCGCGACCATGAAGACGTGATCACCCTGGGCGTTTATCGGCGGGGCAGTCATCCGGGCGTGGACAGGGCCATTCAATTTCGCGATAACATCGACGCTTTCCTACGGCAGGATGTCAATCAGCGGGCGACTTATGAGGAAGCCCGGGGAGCGCTGCTGAGTTTGGCGGAACAGATTGAAAATTGGAAACCCGACCAGCAGACAGCCGGGACCCAGCGTCGGGACATGGAACGACCAGCCGTGGGAACCACACCACGACGTTCGTGAATATTTCGAGTATAGACTTCTATGGCCCAGTTTCGATTTGGTCTTGATAGTGTACTGAAACTTCGCGAGCAAGAGCGTGATAATCGACGCTTAGAATTGCTTCAGGCAATTTCGGCGGAGGAGATTCTCCTTGAACGCGCAAAGTTACTTGATATGCAGCAGATGCAACTTCAGGAGGATTTGCGCGCTGCGACGTGCCGGGGTGTTCTGGATGTCGATCAGGTCCTGGGATATCGTCGCTATGAATTGATCCTCGCAGCACAGCGGGAGGAACTCAATCGCCAGTTAGAAGCGGTACGAGAGGAAATTGAAAAACGACGTGCGGCGCTGCTGGAGGCAAATCGCGCACTGCGCGTGCTGGAACTGCTTCGGGACAAGCAACGTGAACGGTTTCTCAAAGGCACAATGAAAAAGGAGTTAAAGCAAATAGACGAGCTGGCCAGCCGACAGTCATCTGTCGAGGGTGATGCATGGGCAGAGTGTTAGAAGGACTATTGTCGGCAGCTCTGTATTTCTTCGCCGCGATGGCCATTGGTGCCCTGTGTATCGCCGGGCACCTCTGGTTCGCATGGGGATTGACCCCGGCGAAGGTTCGCCGCGGCCTGGCCGTCATGCGGGGTGAGCAGCAGACTGCCGAGAGTTCCAGCCTGAAAATCCAGGAGAAATCCGAGCCGCAGGAGGAGCCATCCTACGAGGCAATCCTCCAGCAGAGAACGTTGGAGTATCGCGATATTGAACTGAAAAACAAAATGTTGATGTCCTACAAGGATGAAATAGAAAATATCAGGCAACAGGTCGATTATAAAGAAAAGATCATCGCTGAAAAAGAGAAGAAACTGGAGACCCTGATTGCGCAGACAAGGCAGGAGGCCGAAGACGCCGGGCTCGAGACCGTTCGTCGGACCCTGGAGTCGTTGCGACCGGCGCAGGCAAAGGAGTTGATTAGTGAGATGTTGAACCGCAACGAACTGGACGATGTGGTTCGCTTGTTGCAGGGGATGAACGATTCCAAACGAGCTCGAATTATTGGTGAATTCCGCACGCCACAGGAGGCGGAACAAATAGCGGAAGTCCTTCGGCGATTACGGGAGGGGGGAGTGATCGGGGAAAGCATGGCCACGCCCAATCGGTTGCCGGCCGTCGCAGGCACAGCTCCAGCAGGGACACAGTAATAAATGACCGCGACATGTGCACGCGGATGCACAGTGCGGCTGTTGGTTTAGGCGCCAGCACGGCGCAGCAAGATTGTATTGTCCAATAACGTTTTGTTATAAGTTCGACGCCAACAATTGAAAGATAACAATGGCGACGGGAATCGACAACCCCGATATTTTGACTGCGCTGGGACGAACGGGAAGCCCCCGGGATTACGCGGGCTTGGACATAGGGTCAAAACCAGCAGGGAGCTCATTTCAGGATATACTCAATCGACAGACAGTAAAACAGTCGAGCGAAAATACGTCGAGCCAAGATGCGGAGGCGGCGGGCAGGAGAAAACCAATAGTGACGGCGAAAGCTTCGAGCGGTGAGCGAGGTTCCGCGGAACAGTCGGGGCAAGCAGAGTCGCCGTCGTCTGAGGTGAATCAAGGCGATTCCGGCTTCAAAAAAGACTTACTCTGCGGTCAGAGCAAAAAAATCCATAACACAAGTTTGAATCGAGTAAGCGCTTCTAAACGGAAGAGTAAAGATACGGCCGAAAAGAAAGAAAATGAACTAAGTGCGGCGACAGGCAAAGAACAGGTCGGGCAGAAAGCCGCTCCGCCACAATGTGCGGAATGTGCCATGCAAATCTCGAATGTGTTCCAGGAGGTAAGTGGTAACGCGCTCGACGTCGCAACAATCGAGGACGTGGAGGCGGGCAACGGGCAAGGGGACACGCCCTTATTGTCCGAGGTTGACGAGTCGCCAGGGACAACTCAGGCAAAGCCGATAATCGTTGGCAGCAACCAAAAATGGATCCACACGCTATCCACGAAACTGGAACAGAGAGACCCAGGAGCAGGTCCTCAGGGAGGAGAGCCGGAATCGACATCGAGTGTAAGTATCCATCACAAGTCTCTAGAAAATAACACAATACCAAAAGAGGTCAATACAGAGCGGGTAGCGACGATTAGCACGAAAAAGAAACTCCATTCAACTGCCGAGTTAAGTCAGAGACAAGATTCCGTGCAGACAAGGTCGGTCACCGAGGAAGCAGATTCGGTCGAAGGGAGAAAATTGCTGGTTGCCTCCCCATTTGAAGCAAAATCCATAGACCAGGAAAAAACGCACAAGATAGTCCAGAAAGAAAGTGAAGCAAAAGACGTGGTGGAAAAGCTAAGGGCGTTGGGGCGCGAAGCTGATGCACCACCAAGCGTGAGAAGCCGCCCTGCGTCATCGTCCATGTCCGGACGAATTTCATCAACTTCGGGGGAAGAGGCTCCCCACCTCTCCCAGCAGGACAAAGTAGAACTGGTTCAGCGAGTTTTTCATGCCGTGCGACTTGCCCGGCTTCGGGACGGCGAATTGCGGCTGCGGCTCCATCCACCGGAACTGGGAGCGCTTCGAGTGGAGCTCCGCGTGGAGGGCGGTGCACTCATGGCGCGACTGGAAGCGGAATCGCCTGCAGCCCGGGATTTGTTGATGGACAATTTGCCCGATCTGCGCCAGAGGTTGGCAGAGCACCGTCTGAAAATTGAACGCTTCGACGTGACACTGATGTCGCAATCGAACTCCGGAGGAGGGAGCCAGCAGCACACAGCGTCTTTCCACGCCCCGCGACCCTCTGGAATGCGGTGGAACGACCAGGGAAGTGTCATCACAGAAGAGCAGGATCATCCTGTGCTGGGTACACGATCCATCAGTAGTCTTTTTGATGTCATTGCATGAATATAACCGGCAATAACGCGAATGATAGTGTTTAAATATAGAAAACAAGGGTAGTACCGATGATAACAACACCGACTACGATTAAAGGTCAGGTGGGACCGCAGAACCCAAATGGGAAAGATGCGTTCAAAAATCTTGATCTAAGCGCGTTTCTGGCAATGATGATTGCTGAGCTTCAGAATCAGGACCCCATGAATCCCATGGATAATGCTCAGCTTTTGCAGCAGGTCAGTCAAATTCGGGAAATTGAATCCAACATGCGGCTGGTGAACACGCTGGAATCACTGGCAAAAGCCCAGAATATCACGGGGGGTGCGCTCCTGATAGGAAAGCAGATCAAAGGTCTGGACGCACAGGGAAACTCTGTATCGGGCAAAGTGGATAAGGTAGCCATGGAGGGGCAGGATCTGTTTCTCTATATTGGTGACAGTAAAATTCCCATAAAAAACATAACCGAAGTAAGTCAAGAAGGAAATACTACAGATATACACTGAGGGCTTCGTAACTGGTTGTGAGCACAAGCGTCCTAAAAATTTGAGAGTGTCCTTCCGATATGGGAAGCCAGAGGGAAGGCACTGAACGCGCTGACAGGAATCAGGCTTTATAAAGAAGGGTGATACGGCTATGGGTCTGGCGTCCGCTTTGACAACAGCATTAACCGGCCTCACGGCAGCCGAAACAACGATCGATGTGGTCGGCAACAACTTGGCCAATGCCAACACGGTCGGCTTCAAGGCCTCCTCTGCATCGTTCGCGACACAATTCCTTCAGACCCTCGCACTGGGTGCGATGCCAACGGCGGACTCCGGCGGCACGAATCCGCGGCAGATCGGCCTGGGGACAATGGTGGCCGATATTACCCCAAACTTCAATCAGGGAACCATCGAAGTCAGCTCCAATCCGACTGACATCGCAATCCAGGGAGATGGGTTTTTTATCGTAGAAGGTCCGCAAAACGAGCGGCTCTATACACGCAACGGTATATTCAAGCTTAACTCGCAGAATCAACTGATCACGATTACGGGCAATCGTGTTCTGGGATACGGAATCGATGAGAATTTCCAGGTTCAGGAAACCGATCTCCAACCGATCACAATTCCGATCGGTTCGGAGGCTGTGGCGAAAGCGACGGAGAATGTCTATTTGGAGGGAACGCTTTCGCCCACTGGGGATATTGCCACCACTGCATCGCGGATCCAAACGCCGATTCTGGGGGACGGAAGATACAGCCGACCGGAAGACCGCCTGACACCCGGTTATTCACCGGAACCGAATGTCAGCAGTGTGATTCCCAACAGTCAGAGTGTAGGAGGAGGACTGGTCGCTGGAACAACGTATGAATATCGCATTGTTTTTGCCCACGGCCAGTATATTCCGGGACCACCGCAGCAGCCGCCCGCCATGAGCGAGGGAATGTATTCGAGTATCATCTCAGCCACGGTAGGAGCGGGTAATGACGCGCTCGAGCTGACCAATCTGCCAACTGATCCGACGGGGAAATACGACTATATCCGGATCTACCGACGAACAGCCGGTGATACTGATTTTAAATACGTGGATGAGATTCCCATGGGGACCACCACGTATCTGGACACAAAGGCCGACGCAGCCCTCGGCCCGGCCATGAACACAACCCTTCTAAGTGGAAACTTTACTTACTATGTGGCCTTTGAAAAAGACGGACGAATCAGCCGACCAGGACCGATCAGTGACCCAATAAATGTTCTTAATGGCCGTGTCGTATTAAGTAACCTACCGACGGGCAATCCTGCCGAGTGGAACAATCGATATATCTATCGCTATTCACCAACAGATACTCAGTATCATCTTGTGGCGATTGTCAACGGTGTCACCGATCCGAACGTGGTGTTGACAGACTCCATGTCGGATGCGGAGCTGCTCACAAAGCCTGTTCTCGACATGGACGGGCCGAAGATTATACCCTCCACGAAGTTGGTGGACGTCCTGCGACGGGACGGCTCAACCTACGAACATGTATTTCAGGAGGGGGTTCTCGAATTTTCGGGCATTAAAGGTGGCCGGACCCTTGATAAAAAACAGTTGACGATTACCAACTCCACAACCGTGCAGGACCTCATTGATTTCATGGTCCAGGCGATGGGCATCCAGGTGCCCACCGATGACCCATCGAATCCCATTCCCAAGTCGCCTCCGCCGGATCCGCCGGCCGAGCCACAAACGAGCCCGGGCGGGCTGGTCAGCACGGATGGACGGATCATTCTTACCGGAAACAATGGAAAAGACAATGCCATTGATATCGGCATGTCGGGAATGCTGTTACGGTTTCCCGATGGTGTCACGACGACGGTCAGTCTTCCCTGGACAACCATCCAGCAGGCGGTGGGAGAAAGTGCGGTGACCGACTTTCTCGTCTATGATTCGCTGGGAATTCCCATTCGGGTTCGATTGACCGCGGTATTAGAGGCCCGGGATAGTACCAAAACCGTCTATCGCTGGTTTGCCGATTCTCCGGATAATGACCCGGTATCGGGTGCCGATATTTCCGTGGGAACCGGATTAATCTATTTTGACGGTGAGGGCAATTTTATTTCCGCAACCAACAATAAGATTTCTATCGAGCGGCGGCATGTGTCGGCACGCTCACCGCTGGAGTTTACGCTGGATTTCAGCAAAATCTCCGGTTTGGCTGCGAAAAACAGCACGTTGATGGTATCCCGCCAGGATGGGTCGGCGCCCGGCGTGCTGACGAGCTTCATCATCGGCGAGGACGGGCTGATCCGGGGTGTTTTCTCCAACGGTGTGACGCGAGATCTCGGTCAGATTCGCCTGGCACGGTTTGCAAACCCGGCTGGACTGGTTCAACGGGGTCAAAACCTGTATGCGGAAGGGGTGAATTCGGGGCTTCCCGTGCTGGGCAACCCCGGCGAGCAGGGCATCGGAACGCTGGTGGCGGGGGCTGTGGAGCTTTCCAACACGGACATCGGCGCAAGCCTGATCGACCTCATACTGGCCTCCAGCATGTATCGGGGAAACACCCGGGTGATCAGTACAGTTCAGCAAATGCTGGACGAGTTACTGTCGCTGCGACGTTGATTTTGGCAGGAGATGAGCTATGGTATGTCGAGCGGCTGGGGTCTCAATCGGGTGACCCCGGCCGTTCCTGGCATTTGCTAATCGCTTAAAA
This is a stretch of genomic DNA from Thermogutta terrifontis. It encodes these proteins:
- a CDS encoding flagellar M-ring protein FliF C-terminal domain-containing protein, with the protein product MDFLNATWQQLRDLFLGMTPSMRITTALLFAAVVVSLGFLVSYSHTGGSVYLMNGAHFSPNDLPAMEAAFAAKGLNDYRIEGTRIRVPQGKQDKYMAALAEGNALPYNYLDILEKTIKESSTFEPRYKLEERTKIALQKELSRVISQMAGVQDAVVMFSRTNQGGLRRETVTTASVAIKPIGGQELSDQVIRSIRYYVAKSIGGLKPEDVVVTNMDTGANYYALDDQPLQAAEGTYALKRSWEQYFAEKVKTALGYVPGVLVSCNVELDPTKYQRQEQVKLDPKAVALDVTETTKTRQATSDAGGRVGYVAQGNTPRSLNSASTGPSETEEETQRTERNSVGQTVIQQETAGLLPKRVTVSVAIPASYFRRIWEQQQTGSNPSNQQGPTAQNLDKIRTEELNKIRTHIAALLPPAEGVNDPTQLVTVTDFVDMPSSPPPEPSITQQSLEFVRQYWPTLGLMALALVSLIVLRSTVRQTAQPVTGSPVVIPEAPTSTPANEASETQTETRTKRRAATGTRSLREEVAELVAEDPETAANILKAWIGNPV
- a CDS encoding FliG C-terminal domain-containing protein, whose translation is MINAKGIRKAAIFIDCLEPEAADRLLERLPPEYAQQVRNTWMALGRISAEERDQVIREFLNQADDSHLSIQKLTEHKPQEIEKPVLANVGSENSRADTPFRILQDAEADKLASVLAGERAPTIALVLAHLAPAQAGAVLVRFPRERQVEIIRCLLELEETDPDILREIDKALQEKLTQISNISRRRVAGLTTITGMVEHCGEGIADQVLQTLYTVAPEVAEQLAPLPPVDFNQFIRFDDVSLGIIFEQVSPEVAVLALWGAPLGLLERVLKEISPWKARVLQSQLAELGPVRLRDVEEARKRLGELARRLAIAGKIRLPEEIVQWKRESGTSRTGDAVADSSGHFVRVVG
- a CDS encoding FliH/SctL family protein, producing the protein MSARGSTVIKIENAKLAARATPFNFEDMAERAKRYLEEVRRQATQIVMEAKREAESIKIKAEEEGKKKGFQNTEQIIRQELQRNLASLMPALKAAVTQISEARHELLREWEHNLLALAAAIAGRMARQTIEKTPQVMLPLVKEAVQLAAASPTLRIRLNPNDWEALKPEIESLVRELVPVAHAEITADASITRGGCRVETQFGVIDEQLEIQAKRIIEELAGNK
- a CDS encoding FliI/YscN family ATPase, which gives rise to MKNIVAYLDRILPAEIQGTVVQSVGVSITAQGFPVPVGSLAEIEVDHGRKVMAEVIGFKNDATILFPLGQKEGIRRGAVVRLCRTVRWLPVGEELLGRVVDAQGHPIDGKPKPLLRDRVLYEQAPPHPCERPRINEVLSTGVRAIDGLLTCGKGQRLGIFSAAGVGKSVLLGMMARYTAADVIVVGLVGERGREVNDFIERDLGVEGLKKSIVVVATSAEPAILRVQAAYTASAIAEYFRDQGKDVLLLIDSLTRFALAQREIGLAAGEPPTTRGYPPSVFALLPRLVERAGRSARGTITAFYTVLVEGDDLDEPVADTVRGLLDGHIVLSRRLAGRGHFPAIDILQSLSRLMPDIVDPAHNRAAMRIRELLGLYRDHEDVITLGVYRRGSHPGVDRAIQFRDNIDAFLRQDVNQRATYEEARGALLSLAEQIENWKPDQQTAGTQRRDMERPAVGTTPRRS
- the fliJ gene encoding flagellar export protein FliJ, whose protein sequence is MAQFRFGLDSVLKLREQERDNRRLELLQAISAEEILLERAKLLDMQQMQLQEDLRAATCRGVLDVDQVLGYRRYELILAAQREELNRQLEAVREEIEKRRAALLEANRALRVLELLRDKQRERFLKGTMKKELKQIDELASRQSSVEGDAWAEC
- a CDS encoding flagellar hook-length control protein FliK, which gives rise to MQISNVFQEVSGNALDVATIEDVEAGNGQGDTPLLSEVDESPGTTQAKPIIVGSNQKWIHTLSTKLEQRDPGAGPQGGEPESTSSVSIHHKSLENNTIPKEVNTERVATISTKKKLHSTAELSQRQDSVQTRSVTEEADSVEGRKLLVASPFEAKSIDQEKTHKIVQKESEAKDVVEKLRALGREADAPPSVRSRPASSSMSGRISSTSGEEAPHLSQQDKVELVQRVFHAVRLARLRDGELRLRLHPPELGALRVELRVEGGALMARLEAESPAARDLLMDNLPDLRQRLAEHRLKIERFDVTLMSQSNSGGGSQQHTASFHAPRPSGMRWNDQGSVITEEQDHPVLGTRSISSLFDVIA
- a CDS encoding flagellar hook assembly protein FlgD, producing the protein MITTPTTIKGQVGPQNPNGKDAFKNLDLSAFLAMMIAELQNQDPMNPMDNAQLLQQVSQIREIESNMRLVNTLESLAKAQNITGGALLIGKQIKGLDAQGNSVSGKVDKVAMEGQDLFLYIGDSKIPIKNITEVSQEGNTTDIH
- a CDS encoding flagellar hook-basal body complex protein produces the protein MGLASALTTALTGLTAAETTIDVVGNNLANANTVGFKASSASFATQFLQTLALGAMPTADSGGTNPRQIGLGTMVADITPNFNQGTIEVSSNPTDIAIQGDGFFIVEGPQNERLYTRNGIFKLNSQNQLITITGNRVLGYGIDENFQVQETDLQPITIPIGSEAVAKATENVYLEGTLSPTGDIATTASRIQTPILGDGRYSRPEDRLTPGYSPEPNVSSVIPNSQSVGGGLVAGTTYEYRIVFAHGQYIPGPPQQPPAMSEGMYSSIISATVGAGNDALELTNLPTDPTGKYDYIRIYRRTAGDTDFKYVDEIPMGTTTYLDTKADAALGPAMNTTLLSGNFTYYVAFEKDGRISRPGPISDPINVLNGRVVLSNLPTGNPAEWNNRYIYRYSPTDTQYHLVAIVNGVTDPNVVLTDSMSDAELLTKPVLDMDGPKIIPSTKLVDVLRRDGSTYEHVFQEGVLEFSGIKGGRTLDKKQLTITNSTTVQDLIDFMVQAMGIQVPTDDPSNPIPKSPPPDPPAEPQTSPGGLVSTDGRIILTGNNGKDNAIDIGMSGMLLRFPDGVTTTVSLPWTTIQQAVGESAVTDFLVYDSLGIPIRVRLTAVLEARDSTKTVYRWFADSPDNDPVSGADISVGTGLIYFDGEGNFISATNNKISIERRHVSARSPLEFTLDFSKISGLAAKNSTLMVSRQDGSAPGVLTSFIIGEDGLIRGVFSNGVTRDLGQIRLARFANPAGLVQRGQNLYAEGVNSGLPVLGNPGEQGIGTLVAGAVELSNTDIGASLIDLILASSMYRGNTRVISTVQQMLDELLSLRR